In one window of Azotobacter salinestris DNA:
- the ahpC gene encoding alkyl hydroperoxide reductase subunit C: protein MSLINTEVKPFKATAYHNGKFIDVTEADLKGKWSVFFFYPADFTFICPTELGDLADNYAEFQKLGVEIYAVSTDTHFTHKAWHDSSETVKKLQFPMIGDPTLAISRNFEVLIEEAGLAERGTFVLDPQGKIQIIELNAGNVGRDANELLRKIKAAQYVAAHPGEVCPAKWKEGEGTLKPSLDLVGKI from the coding sequence ATGTCTCTGATCAACACTGAAGTCAAGCCGTTCAAAGCCACCGCCTACCACAACGGCAAGTTCATCGACGTCACCGAAGCCGATCTGAAAGGAAAGTGGTCCGTATTCTTCTTCTACCCGGCCGACTTCACCTTCATCTGCCCGACCGAACTGGGCGATCTGGCCGACAACTACGCCGAATTCCAGAAGCTGGGCGTTGAAATCTACGCCGTGTCCACCGACACCCACTTCACCCACAAGGCTTGGCACGACAGCTCCGAAACCGTCAAGAAGCTGCAGTTCCCGATGATCGGCGATCCGACTCTGGCCATCTCCCGCAACTTCGAAGTGCTGATCGAAGAAGCCGGCCTGGCCGAGCGCGGCACCTTCGTCCTCGACCCGCAGGGCAAAATCCAGATCATCGAGCTGAACGCCGGCAACGTCGGCCGTGACGCCAACGAACTGCTGCGCAAGATCAAGGCTGCCCAGTACGTTGCCGCCCACCCGGGCGAAGTCTGCCCGGCCAAGTGGAAGGAAGGCGAAGGCACCCTGAAGCCGTCGCTGGAT